In Tachysurus vachellii isolate PV-2020 chromosome 10, HZAU_Pvac_v1, whole genome shotgun sequence, the following proteins share a genomic window:
- the fam167b gene encoding protein FAM167B, which translates to MDSKDPEESSEEDLDSVKALTEKLKLQTRRPSYLEWQERVRSGSWNGCRGAREAAVTAEREDRDGPRDICGFRSMDDALQWLRNELREMQLQDQRLARQLIRLRCELHRLKVERVCDGHREMLDDAALELEECGEECDLLCDVPLKAAFTLSTPLKHLGLTKMNLNSRRFSLC; encoded by the exons ATGGACAGTAAGGATCCAGAGGAGAGCTCGGAGGAGGACCTGGACAGCGTGAAGGCGCTCACCGAGAAGCTGAAGCTGCAGACACGCAGACCCTCTTACCTGGAGTGGCAGGAGCGCGTGCGCAGCGGATCGTGGAACGGCTGCCGAGGCGCGAGAGAAGCGGCCGTAACCGCAGAGCGCGAGGACCGCGATGGGCCGCGAGACATCTGTGGGTTCCGGTCCATGGACGATGCGCTGCAGTGGCTGCGAAATGAACTG agggAGATGCAGCTGCAGGACCAGCGGTTGGCGCGTCAGCTGATCCGTCTGCGTTGCGAGCTGCACCGGCTGAAGgtggagcgtgtgtgtgatggacaTCGGGAGATGCTGGATGATGCTGCGCTGGAGCTGGAGGAGTGCGGTGAGGAGTGTGATCTGCTGTGTGACGTGCCTCTCAAGGCTGCATTCACCCTGTCCACACCGCTCAAACACCTGGGCCTCACCAAGATGAACCTCAACTCACGACGTTTCTCCCTCTGCTGA